In Myxocyprinus asiaticus isolate MX2 ecotype Aquarium Trade chromosome 8, UBuf_Myxa_2, whole genome shotgun sequence, a single genomic region encodes these proteins:
- the LOC127444626 gene encoding uncharacterized protein LOC127444626 — MSENRELEYHGNNKSAVPATSTAVSGSSKDEEKDIPLYSISSTADKSDIIYSKRLRGGRHPINLNVSSEINQRLKRKETWKCKTEVTKTPSVQLASSHVDIIDTINIIDTIDRPGKTKKEGCYARSGKYAYCKNEPGKRIPKAGAYAEAGVGRARAELSVLEAEAKGPNASAGAEASVGMLGAAAMARAEAGSVSAKAGPVGLKLGLGVDTGVSVGLTGIEAKVLGTGITVGRKTSVSLLGSEVACSVM, encoded by the exons ATGAGTGAAAACAGAGAGTTAGAGTATCATGGAAATAATAAAAGTG CAGTTCCAGCGACTTCTACTGCAGTCTCCGGCTCTTCTAAAGATGAAGAAAAGGACATCCCACTTTACAGCATTTCCTCAACAGCAG ATAAATCTGATATAATTTACTCCAAACGGCTACGAGGAGGACGACACCCTATAAATTTAAATGTTTCCAGTGAGATAAATCAGAGATTAAAGAGGAAAGAAACATGGAAGTGCAAAACAGAAGTTACAAAAACACCAAGTGTGCAACTTGCATCATCTCATGTTGACATAATTGACACCATAAACATAATTGACACAATTGACAGACCAGGAAAAACCAAAAAAGAGGGCTGCTATGCTAGATCTGGAAAATATGCATATTGTAAAAATGAACCAGGAAAGAGAATTCCCAAGGCTGGAGCTTATGCAGAAGCAGGAGTGGGTCGTGCTCGAGCCGAACTCAGTGTGTTAGAGGCAGAAGCCAAGGGTCCCAATGCTTCAGCTGGTGCTGAAGCAAGTGTGGGTATGTTGGGAGCTGCAGCGATGGCCCGGGCGGAGGCTGGCAGCGTTTCAGCCAAAGCTGGCCCAGTTGGTCTTAAGCTGGGTCTTGGAGTTGACACGGGTGTATCTGTTGGTTTAACTGGGATTGAGGCAAAAGTCCTGGGAACTGGAATCACAGTTGGTCGAAAAACCAGTGTTTCTCTTTTGGGTTCGGAAGTTGCATGTTCAGTCATGTAG